A stretch of Imperialibacter roseus DNA encodes these proteins:
- the rplU gene encoding 50S ribosomal protein L21: MYAIVDIAGKQFKVTKDQFVYAPKMAGEEGASVEFENVLLVDNDGKVAVGTPTVKGVKVSGKILGHVKGDKVIVFKKKRRKSYKKKNGHRQQFTKVLIENIK, from the coding sequence ATGTACGCTATCGTAGACATCGCCGGAAAGCAGTTCAAAGTAACAAAAGACCAATTCGTTTATGCCCCTAAAATGGCTGGCGAAGAAGGCGCTTCCGTCGAATTTGAAAATGTGCTACTTGTCGACAATGACGGCAAAGTAGCGGTTGGTACTCCTACCGTAAAAGGAGTGAAAGTGTCAGGTAAAATCCTTGGGCACGTTAAAGGTGACAAAGTGATTGTCTTCAAAAAGAAGCGTCGTAAGAGCTACAAAAAGAAGAACGGTCACCGTCAGCAGTTTACAAAGGTTTTAATTGAAAACATTAAATAG
- a CDS encoding ribonucleoside-diphosphate reductase small subunit, which produces MSTKAIEEPILKEDNSRFVLFPIKHHDIWEFYKKAEASFWTAEEIDLSHDLKDWANMNEGEQHFIKHVLAFFAASDGIVNENLAENFVSEVQYTEAKFFYGFQIAIENIHSETYSLLIDTYVRDAKEKDLLFNAIDTMDCVKKKADWALRWIDEGSFQERLVAFAAVEGIFFSGSFCSIFWLKKRGLMPGLSFSNELISRDEGLHCDFACLLYNNHVENKLPVETLQKIISDAVEIEKEFVTDALPVKLIGMNADLMCQYIEFVADRLLDELHCPKLYNSTNPFDFMEMISLQGKTNFFEKRVAEYQKAGVMNNNDKDSHKFSLDEEF; this is translated from the coding sequence ATGTCGACAAAAGCAATTGAGGAGCCAATACTGAAGGAAGACAATAGCAGGTTCGTTCTATTCCCCATCAAGCACCACGATATCTGGGAGTTTTATAAAAAAGCTGAAGCGAGTTTTTGGACGGCTGAAGAAATTGACCTTAGCCATGACCTGAAGGACTGGGCCAATATGAACGAGGGCGAGCAGCATTTTATTAAACATGTGCTTGCCTTCTTTGCTGCCAGCGATGGTATTGTGAATGAGAACCTTGCTGAGAATTTTGTTTCGGAAGTGCAGTACACCGAGGCGAAGTTTTTCTATGGCTTTCAAATTGCGATTGAAAACATTCACTCCGAGACATATTCATTGTTGATTGACACCTACGTGAGAGATGCGAAAGAGAAGGATCTTCTTTTCAATGCTATCGACACGATGGATTGTGTGAAAAAGAAGGCAGACTGGGCGCTTCGCTGGATAGACGAAGGATCGTTTCAGGAGCGACTCGTGGCCTTTGCTGCCGTTGAGGGTATTTTCTTTTCAGGCAGTTTCTGCTCAATCTTCTGGTTGAAGAAGCGTGGTTTGATGCCGGGGCTTAGCTTTTCAAATGAGCTGATCTCCAGAGACGAAGGACTGCACTGCGACTTTGCTTGCTTGCTTTACAACAACCACGTAGAAAACAAGCTGCCAGTTGAAACACTCCAGAAAATCATATCCGATGCTGTGGAAATTGAGAAAGAGTTTGTTACAGACGCCCTTCCGGTGAAACTCATTGGTATGAACGCTGACCTCATGTGCCAGTATATTGAGTTTGTAGCTGACAGATTGCTGGATGAGCTTCATTGCCCTAAGTTGTATAACTCAACCAATCCGTTCGACTTCATGGAAATGATATCGCTCCAGGGAAAAACCAACTTTTTTGAGAAAAGAGTGGCTGAATACCAGAAAGCGGGCGTTATGAATAACAATGACAAGGACTCACACAAGTTCTCACTAGACGAAGAATTTTAA
- a CDS encoding ribonucleoside-diphosphate reductase subunit alpha yields MLVIKRDGHRESVKFDKITARIEKLCYALNADYISPVEVAMKVINGLYDGVSTQQLDNLAAETAASMATKHPDYAILAARIAVSNLHKVTSKSFSNTMKRLYTYVDPKTGENAPLISKEAWKVIKENAAHLDSSIIYDRDFGYDYFGFKTLERSYLIRLDGQVVERPQHMLMRVAVGIHMDDIDSVIETYNLLSEKWFTHATPTLFNAGTPKPQLSSCFLLQMKDDSIDGIYDTLKQCAKISQSAGGIGLSIHNVRATGSYIRGTNGVSNGIIPMLRNFDMTARYVDQGGGKRKGSFAIYIEPWHADIFDFLQLKKNHGKEELRARDLFYALWIPDLFMKRVESNSEWSLLDPNECPGLSDCWGEEFERLYEKYEKEGKARRSVKAQELWFEILEAQIETGVPYMLFKDAANRKSNQKNLGTIKSSNLCTEIIEYTAPDEVAVCNLASLSLPKYVNEDGTFDHQKLYEITKVATKNLNKVIDVNYYPVPEARKSNMRHRPIGLGVQGLADAFILMRYPFESPEAKQLNKEIFETIYFAAMEASMEIAKVEGAYETFKGSPTSKGIFQFDMWGVTPDSGRWDWEKLKQEVKKNGVRNSLLVAPMPTASTSQILGNNECFEPYTSNIYTRRVLSGEFIVVNKHLLKDLIKLNLWSEDMKNQLMGENGSIQNIPGIPDDIKELYKTVWEISQKTILEMAGDRGPYICQSQSLNIHMLNPNFGKLTSMHFTAWKLGLKTGMYYLRTKAATDAIKFTVEKQKNKVPTAAELEEMDAKNQADMSCSLDDPESCESCSG; encoded by the coding sequence ATGTTAGTAATTAAAAGAGATGGTCACAGAGAGTCAGTGAAATTTGACAAAATCACTGCCAGAATCGAGAAACTCTGCTACGCACTCAATGCAGATTATATTAGCCCTGTTGAAGTTGCCATGAAGGTAATTAACGGTCTGTATGATGGGGTGTCGACCCAGCAGCTAGACAACCTTGCTGCTGAAACAGCAGCAAGCATGGCAACCAAGCACCCGGACTACGCCATTCTGGCTGCCCGTATTGCTGTGAGCAACCTGCACAAGGTTACCAGCAAGTCGTTCTCCAACACAATGAAGAGACTCTACACCTACGTGGATCCTAAAACTGGCGAAAATGCTCCTTTGATCTCAAAGGAAGCGTGGAAGGTGATAAAAGAGAATGCCGCTCATCTCGATTCTTCTATTATATATGACCGTGACTTCGGTTATGATTACTTCGGCTTCAAAACACTGGAGCGCTCCTACCTGATCAGGCTTGACGGACAAGTGGTGGAGCGTCCGCAGCATATGCTGATGAGAGTAGCTGTAGGTATTCATATGGACGATATCGATTCTGTGATTGAAACCTATAATCTGCTGTCAGAAAAATGGTTTACTCATGCGACGCCTACATTGTTCAATGCAGGAACGCCCAAGCCACAGCTTTCATCTTGTTTCCTTCTTCAAATGAAGGACGACAGCATCGACGGCATTTATGATACTTTAAAACAGTGCGCCAAGATTTCTCAGTCTGCTGGTGGTATCGGACTGAGCATTCACAATGTTAGAGCAACGGGATCTTATATCAGGGGAACTAACGGTGTTTCTAACGGCATCATACCAATGCTTCGCAATTTTGACATGACAGCTCGTTATGTTGACCAGGGTGGTGGAAAGCGCAAGGGAAGTTTTGCTATTTACATAGAGCCATGGCATGCTGATATTTTCGATTTTCTTCAGCTGAAGAAAAACCACGGTAAAGAAGAGCTTCGTGCCCGTGACCTTTTCTATGCACTTTGGATTCCAGACCTTTTCATGAAAAGGGTAGAGTCGAACAGTGAATGGTCTTTGTTGGACCCTAACGAGTGCCCGGGCCTTTCTGATTGTTGGGGAGAGGAGTTTGAGCGCCTCTACGAAAAATATGAGAAAGAGGGCAAGGCTCGTCGCTCAGTAAAAGCACAAGAGCTTTGGTTCGAAATACTGGAAGCACAAATTGAAACAGGTGTTCCTTATATGCTTTTCAAAGATGCGGCCAATAGAAAGTCGAATCAGAAAAACCTTGGTACTATCAAGTCTTCTAACCTATGTACAGAGATCATCGAGTACACTGCGCCAGATGAGGTGGCAGTTTGCAACCTTGCTTCTTTGTCGTTGCCTAAGTATGTGAATGAGGATGGCACGTTTGACCATCAGAAACTATATGAGATCACAAAAGTAGCCACCAAAAACCTTAACAAGGTGATTGATGTGAACTACTATCCGGTTCCTGAAGCCCGCAAGTCGAATATGCGTCACCGTCCTATTGGGCTAGGTGTGCAGGGGCTGGCCGATGCGTTTATTTTGATGCGTTATCCATTTGAGTCGCCCGAAGCTAAGCAGCTGAACAAGGAGATATTCGAGACCATTTACTTTGCTGCCATGGAAGCATCTATGGAAATAGCCAAAGTAGAAGGTGCTTATGAAACTTTCAAAGGCTCGCCTACCTCAAAAGGTATCTTCCAGTTCGATATGTGGGGTGTTACACCAGACAGCGGTCGTTGGGATTGGGAAAAACTGAAGCAGGAAGTGAAGAAAAATGGTGTGCGTAACTCTCTATTGGTTGCGCCAATGCCAACAGCTTCTACCTCGCAGATTCTTGGTAACAACGAATGTTTCGAACCATACACTTCCAACATCTACACCCGTCGGGTATTGTCAGGAGAGTTCATTGTGGTGAACAAGCATTTGCTGAAAGACCTGATTAAGCTGAACCTCTGGAGCGAGGACATGAAGAATCAGCTTATGGGAGAGAATGGCTCAATTCAAAACATTCCTGGGATTCCAGATGATATCAAAGAGCTATACAAAACGGTTTGGGAGATTTCTCAGAAGACTATTCTGGAAATGGCGGGCGATCGTGGCCCATATATCTGCCAGAGCCAAAGCCTTAACATCCACATGCTGAATCCGAACTTTGGTAAGCTTACTTCTATGCACTTCACGGCATGGAAGCTAGGGTTGAAGACTGGTATGTACTACCTGAGGACTAAGGCTGCCACTGATGCGATTAAGTTCACGGTGGAAAAGCAAAAGAATAAAGTTCCTACTGCAGCAGAACTGGAGGAGATGGATGCGAAGAACCAGGCCGACATGTCGTGCTCGCTCGACGATCCGGAGTCTTGCGAATCTTGCAGCGGATGA